CACAGCCTCGTGAGATTGACTTGAGAGAAGCACGTTACGTACATACCCTTTGGTCAGCGCATAGTGGATGAGCGCCCCTATGAAACGTGTTTTCCCCGTACCTGGTGGCCCCTGAAGAAGACCGAGCGGCCGGACCCTGAACAGCGCAGCGAAGGCCTCTGCTTGACTATCATTGAAGCCGTAAAGGGACTTAACCTCATCGACATTGACCTCAATTGAGGTTGAACTCACTTGAGCGTTACTGTCCGGATTAAAGTAATCGACCAAATTTCGTACCACAGATTGCTTATTCAGTAGGCGTGTAACGGTAATCCCCCCAAAAAACAGCGGTGATTAGAAGTAGAATTTTCCGTAAGCTATTTGGAGGGAGATTCTGCATGAAGACATCACGTTTTACCGACAGCCAGATCATGGCGATTCTGAAACAAGCCGAGAGCGGCATACCGGTGCCGGAGCTCTGCCGCGAACACGGTATGAGCAGTGCCAGTTTTTACAAGTGGCGAGCGAAATTCGGCGGCATGGATACGTCCATGATCAAGCGCATGAAAGAGCTAGAAGATGAGAACCGGCGGCTGAAAAAAATGTACGCCGAAGAGCGCCTCAAATCCGAGTTACGCAAGGAGGCTCTTGAGGGAAAGTGGTAAAGCCATCTCTTCGCCGCGAGATGGCGCAAAAAACTGTTGCAGCTGGTCGCTGTAGTATTCGCCTGGCCTGTGTAGCCTTCAGTGTCAGTGAGTCCTGCTATCGCTACCAGGCCAGGCTCAACAGTGAGAATTCCGAGATCGCGGACCTTCTGGTTCGGTTGACCCATAACCAGCGCAACTGGGGTTTTGGATTGTGTTTTCTGTATCTGCGCAACGTAAAGGGATACCTCTGGAACCATAAACGTGTTTATCGAATTTATCGGGAACTGGAACTGAACCTGCGCATCAAGCCCCGTAAACGCTTGGTACGCGAGAAACCCGAGCCACTCGCGGTGCCCACGGTAATCAATGCCAGCTGGTCTATGGACTTCATGCACGACCAGTTAGAAGATGGTCGCAGCTACCGGCTGTTCAATGTGATTGACGATTACAACCGGGAAGGTCTTGGCATTGAAGTAGACCTGTCGCTGCCTTCTGAGCGCGTCATACGGGCTCTGGATCAGATCATTGAATGGCGAGGAAAGCCCGTCCAGATCCGCTGTGACAATGGACCGGAATACATCAGTGCTACGCTGGCTGCCTGGGCTGAGAAGCAGGGCATTGCACTGGCCTTTATCCAGCCCGGCAACCCGCAGCAGAATGCGTACATCGAGCGCTACAATCGCACCGTGCGCTACGACTGGCTGGCCCAATACCTGTTCGACTCCATTGAGGAGGTTCAGGAATATGCAACTCGGTGGCTATGGACCTACAATAATGAACGGCCAAACATGGCCTTGGGTGGTATCACGCCCCGACAGAAGTTGGCCATGGTGGCCTGACTCTACTTCTGAGCTCCGCTAATAATGGGGGGATTACCTAACCGCGGCAACCCGTCGATCAATGTTTGCCTGTTCCATATGGCTCTGGAAACGCAGCCTCTCATCCATCTCTACTAAATAACCACTGGCAGGCATCCAGCCCTCTGCATCTACCGAAATAATCTTATCGCTCGAACCGCTCACATCGAGCAATCCGATCTTCCTCCAGCCTTTGTTGCCCAAGCGCTCGACGTATACCCGGTCATTTCGACTGAACTCGAGCGTCCCGCACTCAAGCTCAATTGGAACGATATGAAGTCTGGTTTCCTTCCTGAAACTGCTGATGCCCGATGCCACAGCCTCGATCGTTAACTCTTTTTCGACATCAACAAGCTTTCGCCAAAGGAGGGGGACGCTGGTAGGCTTTTTCTCTAACTGACTATCGACTATTTCGGCTATCGCATCTTCATCGGTCTCTGCTTCAGTAGGCTCCTCTTCCGGCTGCTCTTGATATTCTTCCAGTTCCTCAGCGCCAACTGCTTCCTTAAAATTCGGCCCCAATAGCAAGGCTGAAAAAGGTGTCTCATTGAACAGGTTTTGAAAATCATCAAAGGAATAGGCAACTCCACCCAAAACTTGAATTTCGAGAGAAATCGACCCTAACTGACGCTGGGAAAGAATCTTGCTGTTAAGAAAAGGAATTGGTGAACGTCTTGCGTACTTAATCTGGCCACTCTGTATTGTAAAGAATAGCGCCTCACTCGCACCCCTCAGGTAAAAAT
This genomic stretch from Halopseudomonas pelagia harbors:
- a CDS encoding IS3 family transposase (programmed frameshift), coding for MKTSRFTDSQIMAILKQAESGIPVPELCREHGMSSASFYKWRAKFGGMDTSMIKRMKELEDENRRLKKMYAEERLKSELRKEALEGKVVKPSLRREMAQKTVAAGRCSIRLACVAFSVSESCYRYQARLNSENSEIADLLVRLTHNQRNWGFGLCFLYLRNVKGYLWNHKRVYRIYRELELNLRIKPRKRLVREKPEPLAVPTVINASWSMDFMHDQLEDGRSYRLFNVIDDYNREGLGIEVDLSLPSERVIRALDQIIEWRGKPVQIRCDNGPEYISATLAAWAEKQGIALAFIQPGNPQQNAYIERYNRTVRYDWLAQYLFDSIEEVQEYATRWLWTYNNERPNMALGGITPRQKLAMVA